From the Nocardiopsis changdeensis genome, one window contains:
- a CDS encoding NAD(P)-dependent oxidoreductase yields the protein MAKERRTAVTVIGLGLMGSALARAFVRAGHPTTVWNRSPGKAAALVSEGAGAAGSVAAAVAASPLVIACLSTYDATLAALGPAASGLRGRTLVTLNSGAPAGARRMARWAAGHGARFLDGAVKDVPTAVGGADTLLYYGGDREVFEEHEPVLRVLGGDTVHLGSEPDLAALYETAVGVPLLPALLGFFEGAALMRERGLEAAALVPYSVRWLEMIASVLPLFAREIDSGDYSDPVSTVATFHAGIPEAAHAAREAGVDTAWREAMDELLERAVAQGLGDRSIAALYELLRRPEPVS from the coding sequence ATGGCGAAAGAGCGGCGCACGGCGGTGACCGTCATCGGACTCGGGCTCATGGGCTCGGCGCTGGCGCGGGCGTTCGTCCGCGCGGGCCATCCGACGACGGTGTGGAACCGCAGCCCCGGCAAGGCGGCCGCGCTGGTGTCCGAGGGGGCCGGGGCCGCCGGGTCGGTCGCGGCGGCGGTCGCGGCGAGCCCGCTGGTCATCGCGTGCCTGAGCACCTACGACGCCACGCTCGCGGCGCTGGGCCCGGCCGCCTCCGGGCTGCGGGGGCGCACCCTGGTCACCCTCAACTCCGGCGCCCCGGCGGGGGCGCGGCGGATGGCGCGGTGGGCGGCCGGGCACGGCGCCCGGTTCCTGGACGGCGCGGTCAAGGACGTGCCCACCGCGGTCGGGGGAGCGGACACCCTGCTGTACTACGGCGGCGACCGCGAGGTGTTCGAGGAGCATGAGCCGGTCCTGCGGGTCCTGGGCGGCGACACCGTCCACCTGGGGTCCGAGCCCGACCTGGCCGCCCTGTACGAGACGGCGGTGGGCGTCCCGCTGCTGCCGGCCCTCCTCGGCTTCTTCGAGGGGGCGGCCCTGATGCGCGAGCGGGGGCTGGAGGCGGCGGCGTTGGTGCCCTACTCCGTCAGATGGCTGGAGATGATCGCCTCGGTCCTGCCCCTGTTCGCGCGGGAGATCGACTCCGGCGACTACTCCGATCCGGTCTCCACGGTGGCGACCTTCCACGCGGGGATCCCCGAGGCCGCCCACGCGGCGCGGGAGGCCGGCGTGGACACCGCCTGGCGCGAGGCCATGGACGAACTGCTCGAACGGGCCGTCGCGCAGGGGCTCGGCGACCGGAGCATCGCGGCGCTGTACGAGCTGCTCCGGCGGCCCGAGCCGGTGTCCTGA
- a CDS encoding sugar O-acetyltransferase: MLAGELYRSDDPELQAELIRAEKLAHRYNTMEPDDPARREALAELLGGLGEDTWIRPPLRVDFGYHITIGPRSFVNCGAVMLDVAPIRIGADVQIGPNVQLLTPTHPIEPGPRRDKWEAAEPITIGDNVWLGGGVIVCPGVSIGENTVVGAGAVVSRDLPANVVAVGNPARVIREIDPES; this comes from the coding sequence ATGCTCGCCGGTGAGCTCTACCGGTCCGACGACCCCGAGCTCCAGGCCGAGCTGATCCGCGCGGAGAAGCTCGCGCACCGCTACAACACCATGGAGCCGGACGACCCCGCCCGCCGCGAGGCGCTCGCCGAACTCCTGGGCGGGCTGGGCGAGGACACCTGGATCCGGCCGCCGCTGCGGGTGGACTTCGGCTACCACATCACCATCGGCCCCCGCTCGTTCGTCAACTGCGGGGCCGTGATGCTGGACGTGGCCCCGATCCGGATCGGCGCGGACGTGCAGATCGGCCCCAACGTCCAGCTGCTCACCCCCACGCACCCGATCGAGCCGGGGCCGCGCCGCGACAAGTGGGAGGCGGCCGAGCCCATCACCATCGGCGACAACGTGTGGCTGGGCGGCGGCGTCATCGTCTGCCCGGGCGTGAGCATCGGCGAGAACACGGTGGTGGGCGCGGGCGCGGTGGTCAGCCGCGACCTGCCCGCCAACGTGGTCGCGGTGGGCAACCCGGCCCGGGTGATCCGCGAGATCGACCCCGAGTCCTGA
- a CDS encoding ABC transporter ATP-binding protein, with amino-acid sequence MSMEMAAWNSIYHAMHAREDRRPFSLPVLRRIAGFARPHARVLTWFLALSVAVSVLAVASPLLAGRVVDTIVSGGAPRTVLLLAGLIAAVALLEAALGLIVRRLSAGLGEGLILDLRTTVYDHVQRMPVAFFTRTRTGALVSRLNNDVIGAQRAFSSVLSGVVSNLVTLVLALAVMLTLSWWITLAALVMLPVFVYPARRMGARLARIERERTQHNSAMSTQMTERFSAPGATLVKLFGSPERESAEFARRADRVRDIGVRTAMVQEVFFTALTLVSALALALVYGLGGFSALSGGLDAGTVVAMGMLLTRLYAPLTALAGARVEVMSALVAFSRVFEVLDLEPLVREAPGAADLPPGPASLEFDRVSFAYPAADKVSLASLEEVAVLDPAEGRQVLHEVSFTVEPGTTVALVGSSGAGKSTIAQLAPRLYDPDSGTVRLGGRDVRELSFSSIRGALGMVTQDGHLFHESIRANLTLGRPDAGDEEVWDALRRARLADLVASLPDGLDTVVGERGYRFSGGERQRLTIARLLLSDPQVVILDEATSALDSTSEAAVQAALAEALEGRTALVIAHRLATVRAADTILVVEGGRIVERGDHAGLLARGGRYAELYRTQFATGEPSAAAPS; translated from the coding sequence ATGAGCATGGAGATGGCCGCGTGGAACTCGATCTACCACGCCATGCACGCCCGTGAGGACCGCCGACCCTTCTCCTTACCCGTCCTGCGCCGCATCGCGGGCTTCGCCCGGCCCCACGCCCGCGTCCTGACCTGGTTCCTCGCGTTGAGCGTGGCCGTCTCCGTCCTGGCGGTCGCCTCCCCGCTGCTGGCCGGCCGGGTCGTGGACACCATCGTCAGCGGCGGGGCGCCCCGCACCGTCCTGCTGCTGGCCGGTCTCATCGCCGCCGTCGCCCTGCTGGAGGCCGCCCTGGGCCTCATCGTGCGGCGCCTGTCGGCCGGGCTCGGCGAGGGCCTCATCCTGGACCTGCGCACCACCGTCTACGACCACGTCCAGCGCATGCCGGTCGCGTTCTTCACCCGCACCCGCACCGGAGCCCTGGTCAGCCGCCTCAACAACGACGTCATCGGCGCCCAGCGGGCCTTCAGCAGCGTCCTGTCCGGGGTGGTCAGCAACCTGGTCACCCTCGTCCTGGCGCTGGCCGTGATGCTCACCCTGTCCTGGTGGATCACCCTGGCCGCCTTGGTCATGCTGCCCGTGTTCGTCTACCCCGCCCGCCGCATGGGCGCCCGCCTGGCCCGCATCGAACGCGAGCGCACCCAGCACAACTCCGCCATGAGCACCCAGATGACCGAGCGGTTCTCCGCGCCCGGGGCCACCCTGGTCAAGCTCTTCGGCTCCCCCGAACGCGAGTCCGCCGAGTTCGCCCGCCGCGCCGACCGCGTCCGCGACATCGGCGTGCGCACCGCCATGGTCCAGGAGGTGTTCTTCACCGCCCTGACCCTGGTCTCGGCCCTGGCGCTGGCTCTGGTCTACGGGCTGGGCGGCTTCAGCGCCCTGTCCGGCGGCCTGGACGCCGGCACCGTCGTGGCCATGGGCATGCTGCTCACCCGCCTGTACGCGCCGCTGACCGCCCTGGCCGGGGCCCGCGTGGAGGTCATGAGCGCCCTGGTCGCCTTCAGCCGGGTCTTCGAGGTCCTGGACCTGGAGCCGCTGGTGCGCGAGGCCCCCGGCGCCGCCGACCTGCCGCCCGGGCCGGCGTCCCTGGAGTTCGACCGGGTCTCCTTCGCCTACCCCGCCGCCGACAAGGTGTCCCTGGCCTCCCTGGAGGAGGTCGCCGTCCTGGACCCCGCCGAGGGCCGGCAGGTCCTGCACGAGGTGTCCTTCACCGTCGAACCCGGCACCACCGTGGCCCTGGTCGGCTCCTCCGGGGCCGGCAAGTCCACCATCGCCCAGCTCGCCCCGCGCCTGTACGACCCCGACTCCGGGACCGTCCGCCTGGGCGGGCGGGACGTGCGCGAGCTGTCCTTCTCCTCGATCCGCGGGGCCCTGGGCATGGTCACCCAGGACGGCCACCTGTTCCACGAGTCCATCCGCGCCAACCTGACCCTGGGCCGCCCCGACGCCGGCGACGAGGAGGTCTGGGACGCCCTGCGCCGCGCCCGCCTGGCCGACCTGGTGGCCTCCCTGCCCGACGGGCTGGACACCGTCGTCGGCGAACGCGGCTACCGGTTCTCCGGCGGGGAGCGCCAGCGCCTGACCATCGCCCGGCTGCTGCTGAGCGACCCCCAGGTCGTCATCCTGGACGAGGCCACCTCGGCGCTGGACTCCACCTCCGAGGCCGCCGTCCAGGCCGCCCTGGCCGAGGCCCTGGAGGGGCGCACCGCCCTGGTGATCGCCCACCGGCTGGCCACGGTCCGCGCCGCCGACACCATCCTGGTCGTGGAGGGCGGGCGGATCGTCGAACGCGGCGACCACGCCGGGCTGCTCGCCCGGGGCGGCCGCTACGCGGAGCTGTACCGCACCCAGTTCGCCACCGGGGAGCCCTCCGCCGCCGCCCCCTCCTGA
- a CDS encoding winged helix-turn-helix transcriptional regulator has translation MGGRTYICGLDAAMHAMGGKWKALILWWLQERPLRFGELRRTVEGISERVLILQLRELEAHGLVHRHVHEQVPPRVEYSLTDFGRSLVPALNALGAWGEENMDRLQG, from the coding sequence ATGGGCGGGCGGACCTACATCTGCGGGCTCGACGCGGCGATGCACGCCATGGGGGGCAAGTGGAAGGCCCTCATCCTGTGGTGGCTCCAGGAGAGGCCGCTCCGGTTCGGGGAGCTGCGCCGCACGGTCGAGGGCATCAGCGAACGGGTGCTCATCCTCCAGCTGCGCGAACTGGAGGCGCACGGGCTGGTGCACCGGCACGTCCACGAACAGGTCCCGCCCCGGGTGGAGTACTCCCTCACCGACTTCGGGCGCTCCCTCGTCCCCGCGCTGAACGCGCTGGGGGCCTGGGGGGAGGAGAACATGGACCGCCTCCAGGGGTGA